In Epinephelus lanceolatus isolate andai-2023 chromosome 13, ASM4190304v1, whole genome shotgun sequence, the following are encoded in one genomic region:
- the lamp5 gene encoding lysosome-associated membrane glycoprotein 5, whose protein sequence is MGRTGFSTTESARLLLLGVLALSVVLAEQEGENLSGLSNNPDKAIFAVRENGTTCLMVEFAVKFLVPYDVLALNGIDLITEQAVFTLPRGAEIEGKCGSTESEIHISWKNNAYTLRIYFSKELREKGIEVWKISKVQFVYDTSETSQFINAYNPGKHTASTHRLSALVTPAGHSYVCTAQQTLTLISSDHQKGVTVSMYDIQIQPFDIASDFMFSEPYKCITDQRERLEETLPLILGFILALIIVITLTVYHFHLKLTANQSQLPRDRSMYKNM, encoded by the exons GTGTGCtggcgctgtccgtggtgctggcGGAGCAGGAGGGAGAGAACCTGTCCGGTCTCTCCAACAACCCAGACAAAGCCATCTTCGCGGTCCGGGAGAACGGCACGACATGCCTGATGGTGGAGTTCGCCGTGAAATTCCTCGTGCCATATGACGTGCTCGCGCTCAATGGGATAGAC CTGATCACGGAGCAGGCTGTGTTCACATTGCCCCGTGGGGCAGAGATCGAGGGGAAATGCGGGAGCACAGAGTCAGAGATCCACATATCCTGGAAGAACAACGCCTACACACTCCGCATCTACTTCTCTAAG gagCTCCGTGAGAAGGGCATTGAGGTGTGGAAGATTAGTAAGGTCCAGTTCGTCTATGACACCTCGGAGACTTCGCAGTTCATCAACGCGTACAACC CGGGGAAGCACACAGCGAGCACCCACCGCCTGTCGGCCCTGGTGACACCCGCCGGGCACTCCTACGTGTGCACAGCTCAGCAGACTCTCACGCTCATCTCGAGCGACCACCAGAAGGGCGTCACCGTCTCCATGTATGACATCCAGATCCAGCCCTTCGACATCGCCTCTGACTTCATGTTCAGCGAAC CCTACAAGTGCATCACCGACCAGCGGGAGCGCCTGGAGGAAACCCTCCCCCTTATCCTGGGCTTCATTCTGGCcctcatcatcgtcatcacGCTCACCGTCTACCACTTCCACCTGAAGCTGACAGCCAACCAGTCCCAGCTGCCCAGAGATCGCTCCATGTACAAGAACATGTAG